The proteins below come from a single Treponema phagedenis genomic window:
- a CDS encoding Ig-like domain-containing protein, whose amino-acid sequence MKSHLKLKWKLLLLITLLSPVFFTCKGNVGLGSTIDITPPTVRIDSPEAAGAPARGSFVIKGKAEDDTQIKSVHVMLLDSNGGLKSSGHAELSDKSGASRSTAKDVREWWILFENKMEGGKHVLPDGEYTIKVDVVDESGKTATTTTKFTIDNTPPVLVLHRPSTVMSSETPDRYGKDLWLEGMSADDAGVSKIVMRAYADKEGTTLLAEKTLENVPPTVEIKVGSRNGSNNGNKKDDFYNTIYNKRGKNPVYCTIEIFDNAKQYTKEGASGEGNSTTSYYLYAPLYDEVFSLVNTNDIYRAFAGFNIAEDKGLDKGKIISLLSKDNAAVSEAFKANGKEKGSFTLDPDASPEYELLGFQAVAEDAGVDSYNTIGKGSTITVQLSAGLDKAPLDKNSFVFCYMTKETYEKYRKDPALQSFGQTPESLFKDNSKKEIRDGIIQLDAKLTPQGTSYIATYTFKDKELKVNHPYVFIAAGREKKGRNKLGNQLRMKTETAGNCIYGFKVAGLVDIEPPRILPEYPQEGVLFDPAKKISAIIFDASGIQEAKVHYRYGNGEEKEALLSPESGKANMYTAALPAADLKEGQYEVWFTAIDKAEPPNTNTGANSKITVTYDKEDPDIKNVQVNGTAISNGGKLNVKSNDIHITGEVIESHGLEYLKIKGDGVTFSSSGDAYSFDRTLSLDDGDHFIKIEAKDKAGKVSSIEFTLCVDTTAPTFDEMKVAEQSANNGSSLISNSQVVTITGKVTDGTNSSGIDVVEYSLDNRATWRSLVGTREQNGIYIINDFVSVNIGGAKTIHLQAKDYAGNKTEQWSCNVTVTSNIPTITLEVVPPTAGNSKTFERNGLVYLKGTTNIQIYGQMEGASGAESLEVTLKKDSISADLDVLFAEPNKVRDLKIQPNNNGLAASLFAVKTGSKDGEYRITAKQGTHAKTVKLIIDNTPPKVESRVPFYDPASSTEVYKFNSLQKFYGTITDGSSGSGVKSITAKIDGADHELIRTGGAWESKEVPSIKEGNHMLVLNYEDNLGNKGTQLEIPFVYDKADPKISDVNIGANTIDNGGKINVKSNSITIKGIVTETNGLEYIQAKDGTNTKKATLVGQLAPDGKNNFSFDFTDLVEGEHPFEVEAKDKAGKNSERFAFKVFVDTKAPKRMDIKTDDANGEINGTDLLATSSTVKISGKVKDDAPSSGIDVVQYVLTDTTPDWTKASSFSLKGISAELDFEGYVQLEKGKKLHIRALDKAKNPSELQSYTVTLDTEPPKVTRLEVAAVTSAQHTQVIPATATEPYYGKGKLQVNLTVSDDTGVQSVMPIIKKDGIALSEADSKGFFANFDTDFKKAVDANSKEPAIQLTIKDGTQDGTYEIGFKIEDKAKPKPWEKSETITLVIDNKEPVLTPIVPVEGQPFSNQKVAFNGTISDIGSGVEEDSFTYEVKDSNGVVVSATPITITGSSWKIDGVNLGTKEGEKTITFKAKDKLGNPTEETKTVYYDKANPTLTEVKVNNQQGNLVYVKKDVSTPQAETKVVITGQATDTNKMQKVAVFEGAEEKGTTACDVDGDWSIELAVPGTLAEGIHNLTIKAIDIAGKETIAKKTVVVDTTAPKLDITTLGDKTILSNDFSAFSSKWIGIKPITVAGSAQDTGTDPAGIDRVEYAFKKGTANIPNDAWRLLNLTSTANNAYSFNEEFAIPSDAVALHFRCIDKAGNVTELTPIALQIDSTPPQLEVTEIDGKAGYKTAVTVSKKDISIKGAVTDLNAANQKESGVAKVVWTLDGSAEKERTVSQSGEWAVSIPAAEMKAGMLTITAIDTVGNISAPKNIVFLLDEDAPTAKIINFDANSTQTGSITVKGLVEDIGNAGVDSSATAWKIVKRNDPDPEEDKANWPEKDDLKGWKKVDKPTVGNWEITTLDLSRYITADGTTANQYKSEYAVQRGADILFDLPLYVFVKDSVGNAKVVKLNILVDPAGDIPVVKILYPQKNGDTVGGLIKIYGTAAVNDPAKGSVENVYIQITKNKDGNGNPTFDSPCTFGGKEWCTPGTTHGVQLTADEFKAGSGFWALDINRDKEFEETGNNTQQTIWFRLRGKNTTNKFGAWTEPFKLIVDKNAPKITAAKVATEGNIGSAPTGDFDNRFYVPNMWIKGADLYLCADLSHTAGIKSVEVSGTLNCLQSNRQDLKDDKIVGVNIAGTGKQWFFENPSGSKNYQMRIPLKTTDNPGSNNEFSITVKITSNVSTSGQESTAESTWTLKYDNAKPAAVFGAKIKASPMKISGASFTDASLIDSKIDTNSMYVFAAGEARKITGFNETSGTVTLESALSGESSGYIIYSPADYTWNTGAGLCTVEGIADDVGAGVKTVKAALKINGTTTPDKVLNFPQANGLTSDIGTFVIWKGEVNTTGIPDGQGMLTFTVTDEAGNESTSSVTLKLKNNPLQINKLGIGTDLNYSETIGDGEGEFAWQNISYLPDTDSGVDRVTKDWSGTVTANLSFKNPNSQIKVESSGGNGTIKYTLKCGTETIHSLADLPTGGIIPLTANDFAKIGQGNKTLVLTLWDAAAGLTQGTDTWKAEATITVKVDTTDQFAPTAGIKPLHWTSKTDNSLYKNSELQGHIELKNGTSGNDKVSGKISIRGTAQDNQIITEIWAAITDFEFAAGIQVPVEAKNADRGIKIAEYSRKTKEWIYCFDQNNNKYVRFKDGTLQFFEASNAWKEYTWDNAENKWYLGPESAKTYYGQKDVSNTGWFFEVTKSTFSQDSGHDIAWQLDWDTARIKNIAGKNKTVKLFVKDSTNYSLEKAITVDVVPYITKVTTALSAMNQSKPSENDRTALGHYPVCSDETITVEGFNLTDAVYKIGGTNLGAGAAIPNGAKIAVASAAASGDLTAVVNGVSSINNSNSNAAIYNQKPNGLNNNTLTDDVFIDIWQFNPKAVLPSNGTVEDAVMKINPKTGIIGFAFANGSNLFSMPSDSTSYTKWQQNWDDYGAIGLAYDPQGGAHGVASVRDTNYDSEQAGPFTYFPAKDVAPGGSSAGEGYKGTGGYRLESLGTTIDNMNKKRIQSPSLAISKEGRYLAYYDMLTDQIRFRHKSQLLTTSVYNKPTVTPVDHYSLIAGGRTGNTAGEFVSIAVKSGDTEADDVVVAVWYTGSSLMYAYKTNPANDTDADQTGSRDGYWSKPKKVFENLSSVGEYCQIAVDKNGGIHIAASDVGNTALVYAYMSDYKGVDLKTCTIDSYGIIGTHITLDVALSEKGKPIPYIGYFSNSAGKPKLAYLVEPNDPAEFEQTAAGAVSDKMTGKWEITLVPTQQRVREGRVNAGVWKAAGVITKSTKGTTTPQTGSTSDTGNVYGNETANPVLGYLIRQNWAVETAQKK is encoded by the coding sequence ATGAAATCCCACCTCAAACTTAAATGGAAACTTTTATTATTAATCACTTTATTATCACCGGTGTTTTTTACCTGTAAGGGGAATGTCGGTCTTGGTTCTACCATAGACATAACCCCGCCGACGGTTCGCATTGATTCTCCGGAAGCGGCGGGAGCCCCTGCGCGCGGTTCTTTTGTAATTAAAGGAAAAGCCGAGGATGATACGCAAATAAAAAGCGTACACGTTATGTTACTTGATAGCAACGGCGGCCTTAAATCCTCAGGGCATGCAGAACTGAGCGATAAATCCGGTGCATCCCGCTCAACGGCGAAGGATGTGCGGGAGTGGTGGATACTTTTTGAAAACAAAATGGAGGGCGGAAAACATGTGTTGCCCGACGGAGAATATACAATAAAAGTTGATGTTGTGGACGAAAGCGGGAAAACGGCAACAACGACCACAAAGTTTACGATAGACAATACGCCTCCTGTGTTGGTACTGCATCGTCCGAGCACGGTAATGAGTTCGGAGACACCTGACCGGTACGGCAAAGACCTGTGGTTGGAAGGCATGTCAGCCGATGATGCGGGGGTTTCAAAAATAGTTATGCGCGCGTATGCAGACAAAGAGGGTACAACCTTGTTGGCGGAAAAGACCCTGGAAAATGTTCCGCCGACGGTAGAAATTAAAGTAGGCTCACGTAACGGCAGTAACAATGGCAATAAAAAGGATGATTTTTATAACACGATTTATAACAAACGTGGAAAAAATCCGGTGTACTGCACGATAGAAATATTTGATAATGCAAAGCAGTATACAAAAGAAGGAGCAAGTGGCGAAGGGAACAGCACCACAAGCTATTACTTATATGCACCGTTGTATGATGAAGTATTCTCGTTAGTAAACACAAACGATATATATAGGGCATTTGCGGGGTTCAATATTGCTGAGGATAAGGGGCTTGATAAAGGCAAGATTATTTCCCTGCTTTCAAAAGACAACGCCGCCGTCAGCGAAGCGTTCAAAGCGAATGGAAAAGAAAAAGGCTCTTTTACACTTGATCCGGATGCGAGTCCTGAATATGAACTGCTCGGATTTCAGGCGGTTGCAGAAGACGCGGGTGTTGATTCGTATAATACAATAGGAAAGGGCAGCACGATAACCGTGCAACTTTCAGCGGGACTTGATAAGGCTCCGCTTGATAAGAACAGTTTTGTCTTTTGCTACATGACAAAAGAGACGTATGAAAAGTACAGAAAAGATCCGGCGCTACAGAGTTTTGGTCAGACTCCTGAATCATTATTTAAAGACAATTCTAAAAAAGAGATACGAGACGGGATAATACAACTTGATGCAAAACTGACCCCGCAAGGCACCTCCTATATAGCGACCTATACCTTTAAAGACAAGGAGTTAAAAGTTAATCACCCGTATGTATTTATAGCGGCAGGGCGTGAGAAAAAGGGGAGAAATAAGCTTGGGAATCAGCTAAGAATGAAAACCGAGACTGCCGGTAATTGTATTTACGGATTTAAGGTTGCAGGTTTGGTAGACATCGAACCGCCGCGCATTCTGCCGGAATATCCGCAAGAAGGAGTTCTCTTTGATCCTGCAAAAAAAATTAGCGCCATTATTTTTGATGCATCCGGAATACAAGAAGCAAAAGTTCATTATCGATATGGGAATGGGGAAGAAAAAGAAGCCCTTCTTTCACCTGAAAGCGGAAAAGCAAATATGTATACCGCGGCACTGCCTGCTGCTGACCTAAAAGAGGGTCAGTATGAAGTATGGTTTACAGCAATAGATAAAGCGGAACCCCCGAATACAAATACAGGAGCAAACAGCAAAATAACGGTAACGTATGATAAAGAGGATCCGGACATTAAAAACGTACAAGTGAATGGAACAGCTATAAGTAATGGTGGCAAACTCAATGTTAAGTCGAATGATATACACATAACCGGAGAAGTTATAGAATCGCATGGACTTGAGTATTTGAAAATAAAAGGCGACGGGGTAACCTTTTCTTCTAGTGGTGACGCCTACAGCTTTGACCGAACACTGTCACTTGACGATGGAGACCATTTTATCAAAATTGAGGCAAAAGATAAGGCGGGGAAGGTTAGCAGTATAGAATTTACTCTTTGTGTGGATACGACAGCGCCTACGTTTGATGAGATGAAAGTTGCAGAGCAATCTGCAAATAATGGCAGCAGTCTTATTTCAAACTCGCAAGTTGTAACAATTACCGGAAAGGTAACCGATGGTACAAATAGCAGCGGAATAGATGTGGTAGAGTACTCATTAGATAACAGAGCCACATGGAGATCATTGGTCGGAACTCGTGAGCAAAATGGAATCTATATCATCAATGATTTTGTATCAGTAAATATTGGTGGTGCAAAAACCATACACTTACAGGCAAAAGACTATGCAGGTAATAAAACAGAGCAATGGTCGTGTAATGTTACGGTAACATCAAATATCCCGACCATAACATTAGAGGTGGTTCCTCCCACTGCCGGTAATAGCAAAACATTTGAGCGGAACGGCTTAGTTTACTTGAAAGGTACAACGAATATTCAAATATACGGGCAAATGGAGGGTGCAAGCGGTGCCGAGTCTTTGGAAGTAACCTTAAAGAAAGACTCTATTAGCGCCGATTTAGACGTTTTATTTGCCGAACCTAATAAGGTTCGTGATCTCAAAATACAGCCGAATAATAACGGCTTAGCTGCTTCATTATTTGCGGTAAAAACCGGAAGCAAAGACGGTGAATACCGGATAACCGCAAAACAAGGTACGCACGCTAAGACGGTTAAACTTATTATAGACAACACGCCTCCCAAGGTTGAGTCAAGAGTGCCGTTTTATGATCCGGCTTCGTCCACCGAAGTTTATAAATTTAATTCTCTGCAAAAATTCTACGGTACCATTACCGATGGCAGCAGCGGCTCGGGCGTTAAAAGCATAACCGCTAAGATTGACGGGGCTGATCACGAACTCATACGTACAGGCGGCGCATGGGAATCAAAAGAAGTTCCTTCTATTAAAGAAGGAAATCATATGTTGGTACTTAACTATGAGGATAATCTTGGAAATAAAGGCACCCAGCTTGAAATTCCGTTTGTATATGATAAGGCAGACCCCAAAATTAGCGATGTAAACATAGGGGCCAATACTATTGATAACGGCGGAAAAATCAACGTTAAATCTAATAGTATAACAATTAAAGGTATCGTTACGGAAACGAATGGGCTGGAATACATACAGGCAAAGGATGGCACTAATACCAAGAAAGCGACTCTTGTGGGTCAACTTGCACCAGATGGAAAAAATAATTTTTCATTTGACTTTACCGATCTTGTAGAAGGGGAGCATCCCTTTGAAGTTGAGGCTAAAGACAAGGCAGGAAAAAATAGTGAGAGGTTTGCATTTAAGGTTTTTGTTGATACAAAAGCACCTAAACGTATGGATATCAAAACGGATGATGCTAACGGGGAAATAAATGGAACTGATTTATTAGCAACAAGCAGCACGGTAAAGATAAGCGGCAAGGTAAAAGATGACGCCCCTTCAAGCGGTATCGATGTTGTTCAATATGTTTTAACAGATACCACTCCTGACTGGACAAAGGCAAGTTCTTTCAGTCTGAAGGGAATTAGCGCTGAGCTCGACTTTGAAGGCTATGTACAGCTTGAAAAGGGCAAAAAGCTCCACATTAGAGCCTTAGACAAGGCAAAAAATCCTTCGGAGCTACAAAGTTATACTGTAACACTTGATACGGAGCCGCCGAAGGTTACGCGGCTGGAAGTTGCTGCAGTAACCAGCGCTCAGCATACACAGGTTATTCCCGCCACAGCGACAGAACCGTATTACGGAAAGGGTAAGCTGCAAGTAAATCTTACCGTCTCTGATGACACGGGGGTACAGTCTGTAATGCCCATCATAAAGAAAGACGGGATAGCCTTGTCAGAGGCTGATTCCAAGGGCTTTTTTGCTAACTTTGATACTGATTTCAAGAAGGCAGTCGACGCAAACAGTAAAGAGCCGGCCATTCAGCTGACTATAAAAGATGGTACGCAAGACGGCACCTATGAGATAGGCTTTAAGATAGAGGACAAAGCAAAGCCGAAACCGTGGGAAAAAAGTGAAACCATTACCTTAGTAATAGACAACAAGGAGCCTGTGCTTACACCTATTGTTCCGGTTGAAGGGCAACCGTTTTCTAACCAGAAGGTTGCTTTTAACGGTACTATTTCCGACATAGGTTCCGGAGTAGAAGAGGATAGCTTTACATATGAAGTCAAAGACTCAAACGGAGTAGTTGTGTCTGCAACGCCAATTACGATAACCGGCTCATCATGGAAAATAGATGGTGTTAACTTAGGAACGAAAGAAGGCGAAAAGACAATAACCTTTAAAGCAAAGGATAAGCTTGGAAATCCCACTGAAGAGACAAAAACGGTATATTATGATAAAGCTAATCCTACACTTACCGAGGTGAAGGTAAATAATCAACAGGGAAACCTTGTGTACGTTAAGAAGGACGTTTCAACACCTCAAGCAGAAACAAAGGTAGTAATTACCGGACAGGCAACTGATACAAATAAGATGCAAAAGGTTGCGGTTTTTGAAGGTGCGGAAGAAAAAGGAACTACTGCGTGTGATGTGGACGGAGACTGGTCTATTGAGCTTGCGGTACCGGGCACACTTGCGGAAGGTATCCATAACCTTACGATAAAAGCAATTGATATCGCGGGTAAAGAAACCATCGCAAAAAAAACGGTTGTTGTGGATACAACGGCGCCTAAGTTAGACATTACAACACTTGGCGACAAAACTATATTAAGCAATGACTTCTCAGCCTTTAGCAGTAAGTGGATAGGTATTAAACCGATAACGGTAGCAGGTTCCGCTCAGGATACCGGTACAGATCCCGCCGGCATAGATCGTGTGGAATACGCGTTTAAAAAAGGGACTGCGAATATTCCCAACGATGCGTGGAGACTTTTGAACCTTACTTCTACTGCTAATAATGCGTACAGCTTTAACGAAGAGTTCGCAATTCCGTCCGATGCTGTAGCGCTGCATTTTAGGTGTATTGACAAGGCGGGAAACGTAACAGAGCTGACACCGATCGCATTGCAAATTGATTCAACTCCACCTCAGCTGGAAGTTACGGAAATAGACGGAAAAGCCGGGTATAAAACCGCTGTAACAGTGAGCAAAAAAGATATTAGTATCAAAGGCGCGGTAACTGATCTTAATGCAGCGAATCAAAAAGAATCCGGTGTTGCAAAAGTAGTATGGACATTGGATGGCAGTGCTGAGAAAGAGCGTACTGTATCCCAGAGTGGTGAATGGGCGGTTTCCATCCCTGCGGCTGAAATGAAAGCCGGTATGCTTACGATTACGGCTATTGATACGGTAGGTAATATCTCCGCACCGAAAAACATTGTGTTCTTACTGGACGAAGACGCTCCTACTGCAAAGATTATCAATTTTGATGCGAACAGTACGCAAACCGGCTCTATCACGGTTAAAGGCTTAGTGGAAGATATCGGTAATGCCGGTGTGGATAGTTCCGCAACCGCATGGAAAATCGTAAAGCGTAATGATCCAGACCCTGAAGAAGATAAAGCAAATTGGCCGGAAAAAGATGACCTGAAAGGTTGGAAAAAGGTTGATAAGCCTACTGTGGGGAACTGGGAAATAACAACACTCGATTTGAGTAGATACATTACCGCAGACGGCACCACAGCCAATCAATATAAAAGCGAGTATGCTGTGCAGCGGGGTGCTGACATCTTGTTTGATTTGCCGCTCTATGTTTTTGTAAAAGACTCTGTCGGAAACGCAAAGGTTGTAAAACTGAACATCCTTGTTGATCCTGCGGGCGATATACCGGTAGTAAAAATCTTATATCCTCAGAAAAACGGCGATACGGTAGGCGGTTTAATAAAAATATACGGAACCGCAGCGGTTAACGATCCTGCTAAAGGCAGTGTTGAGAATGTGTATATTCAAATTACCAAGAACAAAGACGGAAATGGTAATCCTACATTTGATTCACCCTGTACATTTGGCGGCAAAGAATGGTGTACCCCCGGTACTACTCACGGTGTACAATTAACTGCGGATGAATTCAAGGCAGGTTCCGGTTTTTGGGCTCTTGATATCAATAGGGATAAAGAGTTTGAAGAAACCGGAAATAACACGCAGCAAACCATTTGGTTCAGACTGCGAGGCAAAAATACAACCAACAAATTCGGTGCATGGACAGAGCCGTTTAAACTGATAGTCGATAAGAATGCACCAAAAATAACTGCTGCAAAAGTTGCAACAGAAGGCAATATCGGCAGTGCGCCTACCGGCGACTTTGACAACCGATTCTATGTGCCCAATATGTGGATAAAAGGCGCTGACTTGTATCTTTGTGCGGACTTATCCCACACAGCGGGGATAAAGTCGGTAGAAGTATCGGGAACACTGAACTGCTTACAGAGCAATCGCCAGGACTTGAAAGACGATAAGATAGTCGGCGTTAATATTGCTGGAACGGGAAAACAATGGTTCTTTGAAAACCCGTCAGGTTCTAAAAACTATCAAATGAGAATTCCGCTTAAAACAACGGATAATCCCGGTTCAAATAATGAATTTAGCATTACGGTAAAAATCACCAGTAATGTAAGCACTTCGGGACAAGAATCAACGGCGGAGAGCACGTGGACTCTTAAATACGATAATGCTAAGCCGGCGGCGGTGTTTGGTGCAAAAATCAAAGCGTCACCGATGAAAATTTCGGGGGCTTCCTTTACCGATGCAAGCTTAATCGATTCTAAGATTGATACGAATAGCATGTATGTATTTGCAGCCGGCGAGGCACGTAAAATTACAGGCTTTAACGAGACTTCTGGCACGGTAACGCTTGAAAGCGCTCTTTCCGGTGAAAGTTCGGGGTATATAATCTATAGTCCTGCAGACTATACGTGGAACACAGGTGCAGGTCTCTGTACGGTGGAAGGTATCGCCGATGATGTTGGCGCCGGCGTAAAAACGGTAAAGGCAGCCCTTAAGATTAATGGCACGACAACGCCGGATAAAGTGCTGAACTTCCCCCAAGCGAACGGATTGACCTCTGACATAGGAACATTCGTAATATGGAAGGGTGAGGTTAATACAACGGGCATTCCTGACGGCCAAGGCATGCTTACATTTACCGTAACCGACGAGGCAGGGAATGAATCTACAAGCTCGGTAACGCTTAAGCTTAAAAATAATCCGTTGCAAATTAATAAGCTGGGTATTGGCACAGACCTGAACTATAGCGAAACAATCGGCGACGGTGAAGGCGAGTTCGCTTGGCAAAACATTAGTTACCTGCCCGATACTGATAGCGGTGTTGATCGGGTAACAAAGGATTGGAGCGGAACGGTAACTGCTAACCTTAGCTTTAAAAATCCGAATTCTCAGATAAAGGTTGAATCCTCGGGCGGCAATGGAACAATCAAGTACACGCTTAAATGCGGTACTGAGACAATCCACAGCTTAGCAGACCTGCCTACCGGCGGCATAATCCCATTAACTGCGAATGATTTTGCCAAAATCGGCCAAGGCAATAAAACATTAGTGCTTACCCTTTGGGATGCGGCTGCCGGTTTAACGCAAGGTACGGACACCTGGAAAGCCGAGGCAACAATAACTGTGAAAGTAGATACAACGGATCAATTTGCACCTACTGCAGGTATTAAGCCGCTCCATTGGACAAGCAAAACCGACAACAGCTTGTATAAGAACAGCGAGCTACAGGGGCATATCGAACTAAAAAATGGTACAAGCGGCAATGACAAGGTTTCGGGCAAAATCAGTATACGCGGAACCGCACAGGATAACCAAATTATAACGGAAATCTGGGCGGCTATTACCGATTTTGAATTTGCCGCCGGCATTCAAGTACCGGTCGAAGCTAAAAATGCGGATCGAGGTATAAAAATTGCCGAATATAGCAGAAAGACAAAAGAATGGATATACTGCTTTGATCAAAACAACAACAAATATGTCCGCTTTAAAGATGGTACGCTTCAATTCTTTGAAGCAAGCAATGCTTGGAAAGAATATACATGGGATAATGCGGAAAATAAATGGTACCTTGGGCCGGAGTCTGCAAAAACCTATTATGGACAGAAAGATGTTTCAAATACGGGGTGGTTCTTTGAAGTAACCAAAAGCACGTTTAGTCAAGACAGCGGACATGACATTGCATGGCAACTTGATTGGGATACCGCAAGAATTAAGAATATTGCGGGCAAAAACAAAACGGTAAAGCTCTTTGTCAAAGACAGTACAAATTACAGTTTGGAAAAGGCGATTACTGTTGATGTTGTGCCCTATATAACCAAGGTTACAACTGCTCTTTCTGCTATGAATCAATCGAAACCGTCCGAAAATGACAGGACTGCGCTCGGGCACTACCCTGTATGCAGTGATGAAACAATTACGGTAGAAGGGTTTAACCTTACGGATGCTGTTTACAAAATAGGCGGTACTAATCTCGGTGCAGGAGCTGCTATTCCTAACGGTGCAAAGATAGCTGTAGCAAGTGCAGCTGCTTCGGGTGACTTAACAGCCGTTGTAAATGGGGTTTCCTCAATCAACAACAGCAATAGTAATGCCGCCATATACAACCAAAAACCGAACGGGCTGAACAATAATACCTTAACCGATGACGTGTTTATTGATATTTGGCAGTTCAACCCAAAAGCGGTTTTGCCTTCAAACGGTACCGTTGAGGATGCGGTAATGAAAATTAATCCTAAAACCGGTATAATTGGTTTTGCCTTTGCAAACGGCTCTAACCTTTTCAGTATGCCAAGCGACTCTACCAGTTATACAAAATGGCAACAGAACTGGGATGACTACGGTGCTATCGGCCTTGCATATGATCCTCAAGGAGGTGCGCATGGGGTTGCCTCGGTGCGTGACACGAATTATGACAGTGAACAAGCAGGTCCATTTACTTATTTTCCTGCCAAGGATGTGGCTCCCGGCGGCAGTAGCGCTGGAGAAGGCTATAAGGGAACAGGAGGCTATAGGCTTGAAAGCCTTGGGACAACTATAGATAACATGAATAAGAAACGTATACAATCACCGAGTCTTGCTATAAGCAAGGAAGGAAGGTACCTTGCTTATTACGATATGCTAACCGACCAGATACGCTTTAGACATAAAAGTCAGTTGTTAACGACTAGTGTTTATAATAAGCCGACGGTAACACCGGTAGACCATTATAGTCTTATTGCAGGCGGCCGAACGGGTAACACTGCAGGCGAATTTGTATCAATTGCGGTAAAGTCTGGGGATACAGAAGCTGACGATGTGGTAGTTGCCGTATGGTACACGGGCAGCTCTCTAATGTATGCCTATAAAACAAATCCTGCAAATGACACCGATGCGGATCAGACTGGCAGCAGGGACGGGTACTGGTCTAAACCGAAAAAGGTGTTTGAAAATCTCTCCAGTGTCGGTGAATACTGCCAAATAGCGGTTGACAAAAATGGTGGTATTCACATTGCCGCCTCTGATGTTGGTAATACCGCATTGGTATACGCTTATATGTCTGACTATAAGGGTGTCGATCTTAAAACATGTACGATTGATTCGTACGGTATTATCGGAACGCATATTACCCTTGATGTGGCTTTATCGGAAAAAGGAAAGCCCATACCCTATATCGGTTATTTCTCAAATTCGGCGGGAAAACCGAAGCTCGCGTATCTTGTTGAACCCAATGACCCGGCTGAATTTGAACAAACAGCGGCGGGTGCCGTTTCTGACAAAATGACCGGCAAATGGGAAATTACACTCGTACCCACGCAGCAGCGCGTACGGGAAGGTCGTGTTAATGCCGGTGTATGGAAAGCTGCAGGTGTTATAACAAAATCAACAAAGGGGACAACTACCCCACAGACCGGGTCAACGTCTGATACGGGGAACGTTTACGGCAACGAAACAGCAAATCCTGTATTAGGATATCTCATCCGACAAAACTGGGCTGTAGAAACCGCCCAAAAGAAATAA